A window of the Cicer arietinum cultivar CDC Frontier isolate Library 1 chromosome 6, Cicar.CDCFrontier_v2.0, whole genome shotgun sequence genome harbors these coding sequences:
- the LOC101513817 gene encoding vacuolar protein sorting 38 isoform X2: MESNQILSLQTITTDPDDVKVIEWEDFEHDLARLSSLASALNEAKEKKRNLQHKLESLIQVNGESLGRLNELEEMRQKLESKKLMMENMSIRSRLAKEDVNKQEEQLSGAVQSLLVAGGTLSVTSRNLQESNRLLSEENGYVRLRNLQKMLRMRQQYMTSQISMLYPVKLLVGPAQEQELEAYPLGTPPELKPVNQGSLMIQGLHLSMQSFRKMSFFTDKKEIQKSATALGYVAHAVSLIASYLQVPLRYPVRLGASHSYIIDNAPSTELTSEASTSGKSFTNAKLVEFPLFLEGQDTTRAAYAVFLLNKDLEQLLNFIAAKSLGPRHVLANLRELLRTIQSSTFIDNII; this comes from the exons ATGGAATCAAACCAAATTCTCTCATTGCAGACGATTACGACTGATCCAGATGATGTGAAAGTGATTGAGTGGGAGGACTTTGAACACGATCTTGCTAGGTTGTCGAGTCTCGCTTCTGCACTCAACGAAGCTAAGGAGAAGAAGCGAAACCTTCAGCACAAGCTTGAGTCACTCATCCAG GTCAATGGTGAATCATTGGGTCGATTGAATGAACTTGAAGAAATGCGTCAAAAATTGGAATCAAAGAAATTGATGATGGAAAATATGTCCATACGTTCTAGGCTGGCAAAGGAGGATGTTAACAAGCAGGAGGAGCAACTTAGTGGTGCTGTGCAGTCACTTTTGGTGGCAGGTGGTACTCTCTCTGTAACTAGTAGAAACCTTCAG GAATCAAATAGACTACTATCTGAAGAAAATGGCTATGTTCGACTGAGAAACTTGCAAAAGATGCTAAGGATGAGGCAACAATACATGACATCTCAAATTTCTATGCTGTATCCTGTAAAACTGTTGGTTGGCCCAGCACAAGAGCAAGAGCTTGAAGCTTATCCTTTAG GGACTCCTCCCGAACTTAAACCAGTTAATCAAGGATCCTTGATGATTCAAGGTCTGCATTTAAGTATGCAATCTTTTAGAAAGATGAGTTTTTTCACAGATAAAAAGGAAATTCAGAAATCTGCCACAGCCCTAGGATATGTTGCACAT GCTGTTTCACTTATAGCCTCATACTTGCAAGTTCCTCTACGTTATCCTGTACGGTTGGGTGCCTCTCATTCATATATTATTGACAATGCACCCTCGACAGAGCTAACTTCTGAAGCTTCAACAAGCGGAAAATCTTTCACAAATGCCAAGCTTGTAGAATTCCCCCTATTTTTAGAAGGTCAAGACACAACAAGAGCAGCTTATGCTGTATTCTTGCTAAACAAG GATTTAGAGCAGCTTTTGAATTTCATTGCTGCCAAGAGTTTGGGACCACGCCATGTATTGGCAAATTTGAGAGAACTTTTAAGAACTATCCAGTCTTCAACTTTTATAGACAACATTATCTAG
- the LOC101514162 gene encoding small ubiquitin-related modifier 1-like yields the protein MSNMASHGKRKAYKDEVANDDGIVYVTFTIKGQDGRKVFFKVNQDKFLIKAFRKYCQQLNLEYETMHFMLEDYTIKGNRQTPKMLNMENGDEIFAARQQSGGGGATL from the exons ATGAGCAATATGGCTTCTCATGGTAAGAGAAAGGCTTATAAAGATGAAGTGGCTAATGATGATGGTATTGTTTATGTTACATTTACAATCAAGGGTCAG GATGGGCGTAAGGTATTCTTCAaagtgaaccaggataaattcttgaTAAAAGCATTCAGAAAATATTGTCAACAATTGAACTTGGAGTATGAGACCATGCACTTTATGCTTGAAGATTACACAATTAAAGGGAATCGCCAAACACCAAAAATG CTCAATATGGAAAACGGTGATGAGATATTTGCCGCAAGACAACAATCAGGAGGTGGTGGTGCAACTCTGTAA
- the LOC140920953 gene encoding PLASMODESMATA CALLOSE-BINDING PROTEIN 2-like codes for MIFVNVMIEGATHTWCVAKKDVDHESLLNALNYACGAGANCKPIQPKAECYYPNTAQSHASYAFDSYYHINNQADGSCDFGGTATLVQSDPSYRGCRYPSTF; via the exons ATGATTTTTGTTAATGTGATGATTGAAGGAGCAACCCATACTTGGTGTGTGGCTAAGAAAGATGTTGACCATGAGTCATTACTTAATGCTTTAAATTATGCATGTGGAGCTGGAGCAAATTGTAAGCCTATTCAGCCCAAGGCAGAATGTTATTATCCAAACACGGCCCAAAGTCATGCTTCTTATGCTTTTGATAGTTATTATCACATCAATAATCAAGCTGATGGCTCTTGTGATTTTGGTGGCACTGCAACCCTTGTTCAAAGTGATCCAA GTTATAGAGGGTGCAGATATCCATCTACTTTTTGA
- the LOC101488658 gene encoding PLASMODESMATA CALLOSE-BINDING PROTEIN 2-like, with protein sequence MILVNVMIVGAVQTWCVAKKDVDDLSLLNALNYACGAGANCKPIQPKAECYYPNTIQSHASYAFDSYYHINNQAYDSCDFGGTGLLIETDPSYRGCRYPSTV encoded by the exons ATGATTTTGGTTAATGTCATGATCGTAGGAGCAGTCCAAACTTGGTGTGTGGCTAAGAAAGATGTAGACGACCTGTCGTTACTTAATGCTTTAAATTATGCATGTGGAGCTGGTGCAAATTGTAAGCCTATTCAGCCAAAGGCAGAATGTTATTATCCAAACACCATCCAAAGTCATGCTTCTTATGCTTTTGATAGTTACTATCACATCAATAATCAAGCTTATGACTCTTGCGATTTTGGTGGCACTGGACTCCTTATTGAAACTGATCCAA GTTATAGAGGGTGCAGATATCCATCTACTGTTTGA
- the LOC101513817 gene encoding vacuolar protein sorting 38 isoform X3 yields MRQKLESKKLMMENMSIRSRLAKEDVNKQEEQLSGAVQSLLVAGGTLSVTSRNLQESNRLLSEENGYVRLRNLQKMLRMRQQYMTSQISMLYPVKLLVGPAQEQELEAYPLGSPAGTPPELKPVNQGSLMIQGLHLSMQSFRKMSFFTDKKEIQKSATALGYVAHAVSLIASYLQVPLRYPVRLGASHSYIIDNAPSTELTSEASTSGKSFTNAKLVEFPLFLEGQDTTRAAYAVFLLNKDLEQLLNFIAAKSLGPRHVLANLRELLRTIQSSTFIDNII; encoded by the exons ATGCGTCAAAAATTGGAATCAAAGAAATTGATGATGGAAAATATGTCCATACGTTCTAGGCTGGCAAAGGAGGATGTTAACAAGCAGGAGGAGCAACTTAGTGGTGCTGTGCAGTCACTTTTGGTGGCAGGTGGTACTCTCTCTGTAACTAGTAGAAACCTTCAG GAATCAAATAGACTACTATCTGAAGAAAATGGCTATGTTCGACTGAGAAACTTGCAAAAGATGCTAAGGATGAGGCAACAATACATGACATCTCAAATTTCTATGCTGTATCCTGTAAAACTGTTGGTTGGCCCAGCACAAGAGCAAGAGCTTGAAGCTTATCCTTTAGGTAGTCCAGCAG GGACTCCTCCCGAACTTAAACCAGTTAATCAAGGATCCTTGATGATTCAAGGTCTGCATTTAAGTATGCAATCTTTTAGAAAGATGAGTTTTTTCACAGATAAAAAGGAAATTCAGAAATCTGCCACAGCCCTAGGATATGTTGCACAT GCTGTTTCACTTATAGCCTCATACTTGCAAGTTCCTCTACGTTATCCTGTACGGTTGGGTGCCTCTCATTCATATATTATTGACAATGCACCCTCGACAGAGCTAACTTCTGAAGCTTCAACAAGCGGAAAATCTTTCACAAATGCCAAGCTTGTAGAATTCCCCCTATTTTTAGAAGGTCAAGACACAACAAGAGCAGCTTATGCTGTATTCTTGCTAAACAAG GATTTAGAGCAGCTTTTGAATTTCATTGCTGCCAAGAGTTTGGGACCACGCCATGTATTGGCAAATTTGAGAGAACTTTTAAGAACTATCCAGTCTTCAACTTTTATAGACAACATTATCTAG
- the LOC101513817 gene encoding vacuolar protein sorting 38 isoform X1 encodes MESNQILSLQTITTDPDDVKVIEWEDFEHDLARLSSLASALNEAKEKKRNLQHKLESLIQVNGESLGRLNELEEMRQKLESKKLMMENMSIRSRLAKEDVNKQEEQLSGAVQSLLVAGGTLSVTSRNLQESNRLLSEENGYVRLRNLQKMLRMRQQYMTSQISMLYPVKLLVGPAQEQELEAYPLGSPAGTPPELKPVNQGSLMIQGLHLSMQSFRKMSFFTDKKEIQKSATALGYVAHAVSLIASYLQVPLRYPVRLGASHSYIIDNAPSTELTSEASTSGKSFTNAKLVEFPLFLEGQDTTRAAYAVFLLNKDLEQLLNFIAAKSLGPRHVLANLRELLRTIQSSTFIDNII; translated from the exons ATGGAATCAAACCAAATTCTCTCATTGCAGACGATTACGACTGATCCAGATGATGTGAAAGTGATTGAGTGGGAGGACTTTGAACACGATCTTGCTAGGTTGTCGAGTCTCGCTTCTGCACTCAACGAAGCTAAGGAGAAGAAGCGAAACCTTCAGCACAAGCTTGAGTCACTCATCCAG GTCAATGGTGAATCATTGGGTCGATTGAATGAACTTGAAGAAATGCGTCAAAAATTGGAATCAAAGAAATTGATGATGGAAAATATGTCCATACGTTCTAGGCTGGCAAAGGAGGATGTTAACAAGCAGGAGGAGCAACTTAGTGGTGCTGTGCAGTCACTTTTGGTGGCAGGTGGTACTCTCTCTGTAACTAGTAGAAACCTTCAG GAATCAAATAGACTACTATCTGAAGAAAATGGCTATGTTCGACTGAGAAACTTGCAAAAGATGCTAAGGATGAGGCAACAATACATGACATCTCAAATTTCTATGCTGTATCCTGTAAAACTGTTGGTTGGCCCAGCACAAGAGCAAGAGCTTGAAGCTTATCCTTTAGGTAGTCCAGCAG GGACTCCTCCCGAACTTAAACCAGTTAATCAAGGATCCTTGATGATTCAAGGTCTGCATTTAAGTATGCAATCTTTTAGAAAGATGAGTTTTTTCACAGATAAAAAGGAAATTCAGAAATCTGCCACAGCCCTAGGATATGTTGCACAT GCTGTTTCACTTATAGCCTCATACTTGCAAGTTCCTCTACGTTATCCTGTACGGTTGGGTGCCTCTCATTCATATATTATTGACAATGCACCCTCGACAGAGCTAACTTCTGAAGCTTCAACAAGCGGAAAATCTTTCACAAATGCCAAGCTTGTAGAATTCCCCCTATTTTTAGAAGGTCAAGACACAACAAGAGCAGCTTATGCTGTATTCTTGCTAAACAAG GATTTAGAGCAGCTTTTGAATTTCATTGCTGCCAAGAGTTTGGGACCACGCCATGTATTGGCAAATTTGAGAGAACTTTTAAGAACTATCCAGTCTTCAACTTTTATAGACAACATTATCTAG